A genomic region of Hydrogenovibrio crunogenus contains the following coding sequences:
- a CDS encoding MFS transporter produces the protein MLITFRLADTAEEAGLLITLAAGLFILPFFLFSAFAGQLADKYEKTTLIRKIKLSEILIMLLGAMALVAQDMMFLFAVLFLMGIQSAFFGPIKYAVLPEHLEAHELLDGNGWFSASTFVAILLGTIVGGWVVLTDEGEVGMAIGILVIALLGYVASRFVPTSASGETALPLQWNILTNTYQELGLRKDFPQAFFAVLSISWFWFLGATYLSQMPVLVSDYLSGNDKVVLLFLAVFSVGIALGAWIASQLKTPVRTIKNVQWLVLLLIGISLVILLGNGLLSQVNKTDQLIGVAAFLQHWEYVIILLSMLAISTLGGWFIVPLYTLLQVQTQPHFRSRMVAVNNITNAIFMVLSAVFIMVLYAFELSLITILYGVSLLNLAAAYWYLRRSRVIKEMV, from the coding sequence ATGTTGATCACCTTTCGATTGGCAGACACCGCAGAAGAGGCGGGGCTGCTAATTACTTTGGCTGCAGGCCTTTTCATTCTACCGTTTTTTTTATTTTCCGCTTTTGCCGGACAGTTGGCGGATAAATATGAAAAAACGACTCTCATTCGTAAAATCAAACTAAGCGAAATTCTTATTATGTTGTTGGGCGCCATGGCACTGGTTGCACAGGATATGATGTTTTTATTCGCGGTTTTATTTTTGATGGGCATTCAGTCAGCCTTTTTTGGCCCGATTAAGTACGCTGTCTTGCCAGAACATCTGGAAGCCCATGAATTATTGGATGGGAATGGTTGGTTCAGTGCGTCAACATTTGTGGCGATTTTGCTAGGCACCATCGTGGGTGGCTGGGTGGTGCTGACGGACGAGGGTGAAGTAGGCATGGCCATTGGCATTTTAGTTATTGCTTTGCTAGGGTATGTGGCCAGTCGTTTCGTACCGACCAGTGCATCGGGAGAGACAGCCTTACCATTACAATGGAATATTCTGACCAATACCTATCAGGAATTGGGGCTTCGAAAAGACTTCCCCCAGGCGTTTTTTGCCGTTTTATCTATTTCATGGTTTTGGTTTCTGGGTGCGACTTATTTAAGTCAGATGCCGGTGCTGGTATCAGATTACCTGTCTGGAAATGACAAAGTGGTTTTATTGTTCCTAGCAGTCTTTTCTGTTGGTATTGCATTGGGCGCTTGGATCGCCAGTCAGCTTAAAACGCCTGTTAGAACCATTAAGAATGTGCAATGGCTCGTGTTGTTATTGATTGGTATTTCATTGGTGATATTATTGGGTAATGGCTTGTTGAGTCAGGTTAATAAAACAGATCAGTTGATTGGGGTGGCGGCCTTTTTACAGCATTGGGAGTATGTGATCATTTTACTGAGCATGCTTGCGATTTCCACTCTGGGGGGATGGTTTATTGTTCCCTTGTACACCTTGCTTCAAGTACAGACGCAACCGCATTTTCGTTCTAGAATGGTCGCAGTCAACAATATTACCAATGCCATTTTTATGGTGCTTTCGGCTGTTTTTATTATGGTGCTGTATGCATTTGAATTATCATTAATCACTATTTTGTATGGTGTCAGTTTATTGAATTTAGCGGCGGCTTATTGGTATTTGCGCCGCAGCCGAGTTATTAAAGAGATGGTTTAG
- a CDS encoding VWA domain-containing protein: METTLHFLRPFWLISFIPAFWLIWKLWQMTGQKGAWNNIIAPEFRSVLLGKKSEESFFPWATLGLAILWSIIIIALSGPTWQKVELPAEKNRQGSVILLDLSLSMLSDDLKPNRLSRVRYKILDLLKAHPEVNMGMVAYAGTAHTITPISEDNQTLLSLVPTLSPLIMPRFGADAMAGFKKANTLLQGAKVQKGHIIWITDDIEKPEIQTIAQFVAQHHLSLSILVVGTADGGPIKVPDYGLVKKEDGRIVMAKVPFKDFYALSQQTQANLSTLTMQETDLADLLPNMLMQTAKPVDKETPPEKTLTSWLDSGVYLLFVILPLAALAFRRGWAFSWVGIGLTTLLLPALMLNPSSSFAKESKANGDSSVTFLDVFKSPDQQGYEKWQKQDYQTAADRFEDPLWKGASLYRQGKYKEAVKQFSLDKSAEGRYNQGNALAKQGNFKAAKEQYQKALKQNPNMQSAKQNLSLMDKILASQKESSNPNSQKQSKQGKSPGSANSDGDSPKNKSTNANQSGQKGSQDPNAPETGSGNQNHDLKEPYQPDTKETKPASPSDKKSDKTSDMADKKTSPSKSGIPERESAEKDSNLRRQTPKKLTKSFDSNNDPKTSTAETEQAQKNWLNQIPDEPGLFLKRKFEYQYQQQESKTDREPDKIW; the protein is encoded by the coding sequence ATGGAAACGACCTTACATTTCCTGCGCCCATTTTGGTTAATTAGTTTTATTCCAGCATTTTGGCTCATTTGGAAACTCTGGCAAATGACTGGTCAAAAAGGCGCTTGGAATAACATTATTGCACCTGAATTCAGGTCGGTTTTACTCGGAAAAAAATCCGAAGAAAGCTTTTTTCCGTGGGCAACTCTAGGGCTCGCCATACTTTGGTCGATCATCATCATCGCTTTATCAGGCCCTACTTGGCAAAAGGTGGAACTGCCAGCTGAAAAAAACCGTCAAGGCAGCGTCATCCTATTGGATTTATCTTTATCCATGCTCTCTGATGACCTAAAACCGAACCGACTCAGTCGAGTACGCTATAAAATTCTCGATTTACTCAAGGCTCATCCTGAAGTCAATATGGGCATGGTTGCTTACGCTGGCACAGCACATACCATTACTCCCATATCGGAAGATAACCAAACCTTACTGTCTTTGGTCCCAACCTTAAGCCCCTTGATTATGCCTCGATTCGGCGCTGACGCTATGGCTGGATTTAAAAAAGCCAACACCTTACTTCAAGGTGCGAAAGTACAAAAAGGTCACATCATTTGGATTACGGATGATATCGAAAAACCAGAAATCCAAACCATTGCCCAATTTGTAGCACAACACCATCTGTCTCTCAGTATTTTAGTGGTGGGGACCGCTGATGGTGGCCCGATAAAAGTGCCTGATTATGGTTTAGTCAAAAAAGAAGATGGCCGGATTGTGATGGCAAAAGTCCCTTTTAAAGACTTTTATGCCCTTTCTCAGCAAACGCAAGCCAATCTCTCTACCTTGACGATGCAAGAAACAGATCTGGCCGATCTTTTGCCAAACATGCTGATGCAAACAGCCAAGCCTGTTGATAAAGAAACGCCTCCAGAAAAGACCTTAACCAGCTGGCTAGATTCAGGCGTTTATTTGCTGTTTGTCATTCTGCCACTGGCGGCTTTAGCATTCCGACGCGGCTGGGCATTTTCCTGGGTAGGGATAGGCCTTACCACCTTGTTATTACCAGCTTTAATGCTGAATCCTTCTTCCAGTTTTGCCAAAGAATCCAAAGCCAACGGAGACTCCAGTGTCACCTTTTTAGATGTATTTAAATCGCCTGACCAACAAGGCTATGAAAAATGGCAAAAACAAGATTACCAAACCGCAGCGGATCGCTTTGAAGACCCGCTCTGGAAAGGCGCCAGTCTTTACCGACAAGGAAAATATAAAGAAGCCGTTAAACAATTCAGCTTAGATAAAAGTGCCGAAGGACGGTATAACCAAGGTAATGCTCTGGCGAAACAAGGCAACTTTAAAGCAGCCAAGGAACAATATCAAAAAGCCCTCAAACAAAATCCGAACATGCAATCTGCCAAACAGAATTTAAGCCTGATGGATAAAATCCTAGCGTCCCAGAAAGAATCATCCAATCCCAACAGTCAAAAACAATCCAAACAAGGCAAGTCACCCGGCAGTGCGAACTCGGATGGCGACTCTCCTAAAAATAAGTCCACTAATGCCAACCAATCTGGGCAGAAAGGAAGTCAGGACCCTAACGCCCCCGAAACCGGTTCGGGCAATCAGAACCATGATTTAAAAGAACCTTATCAGCCCGACACCAAAGAAACGAAACCGGCATCGCCATCAGATAAAAAATCCGACAAAACTTCGGACATGGCTGACAAAAAGACCTCTCCGTCTAAATCCGGTATACCAGAGCGTGAAAGCGCAGAAAAGGATTCAAATCTCAGACGTCAAACGCCAAAAAAATTAACAAAATCGTTCGATTCCAATAACGACCCAAAAACGTCAACTGCCGAAACCGAACAAGCACAAAAAAATTGGCTAAACCAAATCCCGGATGAACCTGGATTATTTTTAAAACGTAAATTTGAATACCAATATCAGCAACAAGAATCGAAAACGGATCGTGAACCCGATAAAATCTGGTAA
- a CDS encoding AMP-binding protein produces the protein MRWLVKILLKLCYRVEISGLEHYHKLDLSGEPMLIIANHTSLLDGLLIGSFLPGQTAFMIDETHTRKWYEKFLLSFVDHFKVEFHNPYATKRVIQELKKGKHCMIFPEGRITTTGSLMKIYEGTGMVAHKANATLLPIHIQGAHKSKLSYLNGMRMAFLKQQWFPKITLKVLSPRKLEMPGHLTGRQKHTFFKNSIYRIMRDTGFEALNESKSVYKALVDSSKEFNAKDICVEDINETTLSRKKLLLGASILGRKLHHLLQDEHRVGVLLPNVSGLPATFFALQAYGYVPAMINFTAGLGPMRSACETAELKTVITSRKFVEVYQLESVVEALSNNVRFVFLEDVRGEIGLVDKLRALLVTQPKSLPGYDVGDDHEAVVLFTSGSEGAPKGVVLSHKNLNSNVNQISSMLTLLPGEQLFNALPTFHSFGLTAGLLWPILKGAKVFLYPSPLHYGVIPEMIYQLNVKILFGTDTFFSGYAKKADPYDFYSVRYMVAGAEKLRPETRRLYADQFHSTILEGYGVTETSPVLAVNVPLSFKNGTVGQLVPGVTHKLRPIEGINAGGSLMVKGPNIMLGYLMPDQPGILQPPKDGWHDTGDVVEVDSEGFISIKGRAKRFAKIGGEMISLTAVESYINKASPEGHHVVVSVADARKGEQLILVTNDESLSRHTVKEAAKAAQVSEIMVPKTVILVEEIPVLGTGKTNYPEVQKIADGHFET, from the coding sequence ATGAGATGGTTAGTCAAAATTTTATTGAAACTTTGTTACCGTGTTGAAATCAGCGGCCTAGAACATTATCACAAGCTGGATCTGTCCGGTGAGCCGATGTTGATTATCGCCAATCATACGTCTTTGTTAGATGGGTTATTGATTGGAAGTTTTTTACCCGGCCAAACCGCTTTTATGATTGATGAAACTCATACCCGTAAATGGTATGAAAAGTTTTTATTGAGCTTTGTCGATCATTTTAAAGTGGAGTTCCACAACCCTTATGCAACCAAACGTGTCATTCAGGAACTGAAAAAAGGCAAACATTGCATGATTTTTCCGGAAGGTCGCATCACGACGACTGGCAGTTTAATGAAGATTTACGAAGGGACCGGTATGGTTGCGCATAAAGCTAATGCCACACTTTTACCGATTCATATCCAAGGCGCGCATAAGAGTAAGCTTTCCTATTTAAACGGGATGCGAATGGCTTTTTTAAAGCAGCAATGGTTTCCTAAAATTACTCTGAAAGTCTTATCGCCACGTAAGTTAGAGATGCCGGGACACCTTACAGGTCGCCAGAAACATACTTTTTTTAAGAATTCTATTTACCGAATTATGCGTGATACAGGCTTTGAGGCCTTAAATGAATCAAAATCGGTTTATAAGGCATTAGTCGACTCTTCGAAAGAATTTAATGCTAAAGATATCTGTGTTGAAGATATTAATGAGACCACGTTATCCCGTAAAAAATTGTTGTTAGGTGCTTCGATTTTAGGCCGTAAACTACACCATTTATTACAAGATGAGCATCGTGTAGGGGTATTGTTGCCAAATGTCAGCGGATTGCCTGCTACCTTTTTCGCTTTGCAGGCATATGGCTATGTGCCCGCGATGATTAATTTTACAGCGGGTCTAGGACCGATGCGCTCAGCTTGTGAAACAGCCGAATTGAAAACCGTGATTACGTCCCGAAAGTTTGTCGAAGTGTATCAATTGGAATCGGTGGTTGAAGCGCTATCCAACAACGTTCGTTTTGTTTTCTTGGAAGATGTTCGCGGTGAAATTGGTTTGGTTGATAAGTTGCGAGCACTCTTAGTGACGCAGCCCAAAAGCCTACCAGGCTATGATGTAGGGGATGATCACGAAGCAGTGGTGTTGTTTACGTCGGGTTCAGAAGGTGCCCCTAAAGGCGTCGTGCTGTCTCATAAGAATCTGAACAGTAATGTGAATCAAATTTCATCCATGTTGACGTTATTACCGGGTGAACAATTATTTAATGCCTTACCGACATTCCATAGTTTCGGTTTGACGGCCGGTTTGTTATGGCCGATCTTAAAAGGTGCGAAAGTCTTTCTGTATCCATCCCCACTTCATTATGGCGTGATTCCAGAAATGATTTATCAGTTGAATGTGAAAATCCTGTTTGGAACCGATACTTTTTTCTCTGGTTACGCCAAAAAAGCCGATCCTTATGATTTTTACAGTGTGCGTTATATGGTTGCGGGTGCGGAAAAACTGCGTCCGGAAACGCGGCGATTATATGCAGACCAATTTCACAGCACCATTCTGGAGGGCTATGGTGTTACCGAAACCTCACCGGTTTTAGCGGTCAATGTTCCCTTGAGTTTTAAAAATGGTACGGTTGGACAATTGGTGCCTGGTGTCACTCATAAGTTGCGCCCGATAGAAGGAATAAATGCTGGTGGCAGTTTGATGGTGAAAGGACCCAATATTATGCTGGGGTATTTGATGCCGGATCAGCCAGGCATTTTACAGCCACCTAAAGATGGTTGGCATGACACAGGTGATGTGGTGGAAGTTGATTCGGAAGGCTTTATTTCCATTAAAGGGCGGGCAAAACGGTTTGCCAAAATCGGTGGTGAAATGATTTCTTTGACCGCGGTTGAAAGTTACATTAACAAAGCGAGTCCGGAAGGGCATCATGTGGTGGTGTCGGTCGCGGATGCCCGTAAAGGGGAACAACTGATTCTGGTCACTAATGACGAATCTTTGAGTCGCCACACAGTTAAAGAAGCGGCAAAAGCGGCTCAGGTTTCAGAAATCATGGTGCCCAAAACGGTGATTTTAGTGGAAGAAATTCCAGTATTGGGCACGGGTAAAACCAATTACCCTGAGGTGCAAAAAATTGCAGATGGTCATTTCGAAACTTAA
- a CDS encoding AAA family ATPase, producing the protein MSSPSELQNKVQTLLAYLDQQIIGQPHLTQRMLIALLSDGHMLVEGPPGLAKTKAIKTLAELIEGNYHRIQFTPDLLPSDITGTEIYQQATGEFALQKGPIFHNLILADEINRAPAKVQSALLEAMAEEQVTVGKHTLPLDRLFMVMATQNPIEQEGTYPLPEAQLDRFMMHVKIDYPNSESEKRILDLVELEARDRNEPTPELLSQEELFSAREEILNLYLSEETKTYIVELVMATRQAEKYDEALSRAIEYGVSPRATVALSRAARTLAWLKGQDFVSPEEVQAVIHDVFRHRLLTSFEAEANGLTPDAIIDQLLKRVPVI; encoded by the coding sequence ATGTCATCACCTTCAGAGTTACAAAATAAAGTTCAAACATTGTTGGCTTATTTGGATCAGCAGATTATTGGTCAACCCCATCTGACACAACGCATGCTGATTGCACTGTTATCTGATGGGCATATGCTGGTCGAAGGTCCGCCTGGCCTCGCTAAAACCAAAGCCATTAAGACCTTGGCGGAATTGATCGAAGGCAATTACCATCGCATACAGTTTACGCCCGATTTATTGCCTTCCGACATCACCGGGACCGAAATCTATCAACAGGCCACCGGTGAATTTGCATTACAAAAAGGGCCGATTTTTCACAACCTGATTCTAGCCGATGAAATCAACCGGGCGCCCGCTAAAGTGCAGTCAGCTTTACTGGAAGCCATGGCCGAAGAGCAAGTCACCGTCGGCAAACATACTTTGCCGCTGGATCGGCTTTTTATGGTCATGGCGACACAAAATCCCATTGAGCAAGAAGGCACTTATCCGCTTCCCGAAGCACAGCTGGATCGGTTCATGATGCATGTTAAAATCGATTACCCGAATTCGGAATCGGAGAAACGCATTTTGGATTTGGTCGAACTCGAAGCCAGAGATCGAAATGAACCGACACCGGAATTACTGTCACAAGAAGAACTCTTCAGTGCCCGAGAAGAAATCTTAAATCTATATTTGTCAGAAGAAACCAAAACCTACATTGTGGAACTGGTGATGGCAACCCGACAAGCAGAGAAATATGATGAGGCGCTGTCCCGTGCCATTGAATACGGCGTCAGCCCTCGTGCCACGGTGGCATTATCAAGAGCGGCGCGCACTCTGGCTTGGCTGAAAGGACAAGACTTCGTCTCTCCAGAGGAAGTACAAGCCGTCATTCATGATGTTTTCCGTCACCGTTTATTGACCAGCTTTGAAGCGGAGGCGAATGGGTTAACCCCAGATGCTATTATTGACCAACTTTTGAAACGCGTTCCCGTTATTTAA
- a CDS encoding BatD family protein codes for MNPIKSGNDDTEFVPLTEKLNQTMAQNRKQQRWLTKLILITLSLILILLLSTQVFAKSVTVKVDHQSVEMGDIISVVIKTDFQTFETPDFSGLKDQFDILGTQRSSQIEIINGNYQSYSRWDLRLSPKQIGDLVIPPIKIGDAMSKPHIIKVTENKIVPGAEKGSSFLESNINLTAPYVQQEVLFTLRFYHLGQFINGNIRPPTFHQAISENIRNQFHYQKNVNGRLYDVYEWTWAFYPQKSGQMVIPPQSFNGRIQYQGRLKIVKDQTQPIELKVLPKPNHYPTNSAWLPAKKVTLTDDLQTTTPVRVGDSITRTLSLKAEGLLASQLPDFQFKDQAGFHVYPDKANNNNQKTEQGMLSQKLQKIAIVPTRAGKVTLPAITVNWWNTQTNELETQTLAKKTITVLPAVNTQQNPFDTMRPESIPETAQKVGSSNNIGLWQSATWLFVVLWLISSALAVHFYRNRKPTAIAKMDSQSHKNSLAWPDNDLELEKLCEANKKGVKDARMLYRAILAWQQRYPDKGNDTFKAHLQTLKAHLYHQADLPADTLSALCDDIARLNESQSKSSKKPGKHLDPLYPNEVDA; via the coding sequence GTGAACCCGATAAAATCTGGTAACGATGACACTGAATTTGTTCCTTTAACCGAAAAGTTGAATCAGACTATGGCTCAAAACCGTAAACAACAACGCTGGCTAACCAAACTTATTTTGATTACCCTCTCCCTTATTTTAATTTTGCTTTTGAGCACACAGGTGTTTGCAAAAAGTGTCACAGTGAAGGTTGATCATCAAAGCGTTGAGATGGGCGATATTATTTCCGTCGTCATAAAAACAGATTTTCAAACGTTCGAAACCCCTGATTTTTCGGGGTTAAAAGATCAATTCGATATTCTTGGAACGCAACGAAGCAGTCAGATAGAAATCATCAATGGTAACTATCAATCCTACTCACGATGGGATTTGCGACTCAGCCCCAAACAAATTGGCGACCTAGTGATTCCGCCTATCAAAATCGGCGATGCGATGAGTAAACCCCACATTATCAAAGTCACCGAAAATAAAATAGTACCCGGTGCCGAGAAAGGAAGCAGTTTTCTAGAATCAAACATCAATCTGACGGCTCCCTATGTGCAACAAGAAGTGCTTTTTACTTTACGGTTTTACCATTTAGGGCAATTCATTAATGGCAACATTCGTCCACCAACGTTTCATCAAGCCATTTCAGAAAATATTCGTAATCAATTCCACTACCAGAAAAACGTAAACGGTCGGCTTTATGATGTTTACGAATGGACTTGGGCTTTTTACCCACAAAAAAGCGGTCAGATGGTCATTCCACCGCAGAGTTTCAACGGCAGAATCCAATATCAAGGACGGCTGAAAATCGTTAAGGATCAGACACAACCCATTGAACTGAAGGTTCTGCCAAAACCAAACCATTACCCGACCAACTCAGCTTGGCTGCCTGCCAAAAAAGTCACCTTAACGGATGATTTACAAACGACGACACCAGTCAGAGTGGGGGATTCGATCACACGAACGCTGTCATTAAAAGCGGAAGGATTACTCGCCTCGCAACTTCCAGACTTTCAATTTAAAGACCAAGCAGGATTCCACGTTTACCCAGACAAGGCAAACAACAATAACCAAAAAACCGAACAAGGCATGCTGAGCCAAAAACTTCAGAAAATCGCCATTGTTCCAACACGAGCCGGCAAAGTAACCTTACCAGCCATCACGGTCAACTGGTGGAATACACAAACCAATGAATTGGAAACACAGACGTTAGCCAAAAAAACCATTACCGTGTTACCAGCAGTCAATACACAACAGAACCCTTTTGACACCATGCGTCCGGAATCTATCCCTGAAACGGCGCAAAAGGTCGGTTCGTCAAATAATATAGGGCTTTGGCAGAGCGCTACCTGGCTATTTGTTGTGTTATGGCTTATCAGCAGTGCTCTGGCGGTTCACTTTTATCGAAACAGAAAACCAACAGCTATTGCTAAAATGGATTCACAATCGCACAAAAACAGCCTGGCCTGGCCTGATAATGACCTTGAACTGGAAAAGCTATGTGAAGCAAATAAAAAAGGGGTGAAGGATGCCAGAATGCTTTATCGAGCCATTTTAGCTTGGCAACAACGCTATCCAGATAAAGGGAATGATACTTTTAAAGCACATTTACAGACTTTAAAAGCACATTTGTATCACCAGGCAGACTTACCGGCCGATACGCTAAGCGCTCTGTGTGATGATATCGCCCGATTGAATGAATCTCAATCCAAGTCGTCAAAGAAACCCGGCAAACATTTGGATCCTCTGTATCCAAATGAAGTCGATGCTTAA
- a CDS encoding DUF58 domain-containing protein has translation MPDQTDIYSQLDELIGFRFHVKQRHLVSQQKLISEKGGYHQAVRKGRGMEFNEVREYAAGDDVRHIDWKVSARTQTTHTKVFTEELERPVLCMVEQTPPLFFGSQIRFKSSQALNVMALIGWISLQQGDRFGGFAFNHLNQHWIEPRHNGKTMMQMLHQSLALQQQLKSPAALTQDLWLLHLTRLQKHLRPGSRVFLIGDFLNSSEAFIKKLAQLKKHADINLIHIYDPLEKKLPSSGTLKITDGHTEMGLNTLDTAFKNAYQATYQQAWQTLKHQLLPWHLPLMEIATSQDPLQALMSQGVIR, from the coding sequence ATGCCTGATCAAACCGACATTTATTCGCAACTGGATGAACTTATTGGGTTTAGGTTTCACGTGAAACAACGTCATCTGGTGTCACAACAAAAGCTGATTTCAGAAAAAGGCGGTTATCATCAAGCGGTTCGTAAAGGGCGAGGGATGGAATTCAACGAAGTGCGTGAGTATGCCGCCGGAGATGATGTCCGCCACATTGACTGGAAAGTGAGCGCCCGCACACAAACCACTCACACTAAGGTTTTTACCGAAGAGTTGGAAAGGCCGGTCCTTTGTATGGTGGAACAAACCCCCCCGCTTTTTTTTGGTTCACAAATCCGTTTTAAAAGCAGTCAGGCACTCAATGTCATGGCACTTATCGGATGGATAAGCTTGCAACAAGGCGATCGTTTTGGTGGGTTTGCATTTAATCATTTAAACCAACATTGGATTGAACCACGTCACAACGGTAAAACCATGATGCAAATGCTGCATCAAAGCCTGGCTCTACAACAGCAGTTGAAATCGCCAGCGGCCTTAACCCAGGATTTATGGCTATTACATTTAACCCGGTTACAAAAACACTTGCGTCCCGGTAGCCGAGTGTTTTTAATCGGTGACTTTTTAAACAGCAGTGAAGCGTTCATTAAAAAGCTGGCCCAATTGAAAAAGCATGCAGACATCAACCTGATTCACATCTATGATCCGCTAGAAAAAAAACTCCCCTCAAGTGGAACCTTAAAGATCACAGACGGACATACCGAGATGGGATTGAATACTTTGGATACGGCTTTTAAAAATGCCTATCAAGCCACTTACCAACAGGCTTGGCAAACCTTAAAACACCAGCTCTTGCCTTGGCACTTACCGCTAATGGAAATCGCAACCTCACAAGACCCTCTCCAAGCACTCATGTCACAAGGAGTGATTCGATAA
- a CDS encoding VWA domain-containing protein, giving the protein MNLTDLTGIWQQFEFIWPWMIAFAPLPWLIRMLLKPAVQRQTPLLAPHLMQRLQHTPRPQFIQAPQRSFNISLIATLLWSLVVLAAMRPVWFLDTTPFQASGKDLMLAVDLSGSMEKTDMPLHGVEVDRLTAVKSVVKNFIQKRQGDRMGLVVFGSQAFLQSPLTYDLNTVETLLNETEIGMAGNNTAIGDAIGIALKHLHQNTEENAVLILLTDGSNTAGAVQPLDAAKQAQQMGLKIYTIGIGQNQATGINAFIFGSNRNMDTATLQKIAELTQGRFFMAKDTNQLNEIYELIDQLESTPHDINNYRLREELFIWPLGLAFLLSMLLMGLKLTPLPRAFKSDSEGKT; this is encoded by the coding sequence ATGAACCTGACTGATCTAACCGGAATTTGGCAACAATTTGAGTTTATTTGGCCGTGGATGATTGCGTTTGCGCCGTTGCCTTGGCTCATCAGAATGCTCTTGAAGCCGGCGGTTCAACGTCAAACACCTTTATTGGCACCTCATTTAATGCAACGATTGCAACACACGCCACGCCCCCAATTTATTCAAGCACCCCAGCGATCTTTCAATATCTCGCTGATTGCCACTTTGTTATGGTCACTTGTGGTGTTAGCGGCAATGCGACCGGTTTGGTTTTTGGATACCACACCCTTTCAAGCCAGCGGAAAAGATTTGATGTTGGCGGTCGATTTGTCTGGCAGCATGGAAAAAACCGACATGCCGCTACATGGTGTGGAAGTCGATCGTCTCACCGCAGTGAAATCGGTGGTGAAAAACTTCATTCAAAAACGTCAAGGGGACCGTATGGGGTTGGTGGTGTTTGGCAGCCAAGCTTTTTTACAAAGCCCACTGACCTATGACCTCAATACCGTCGAAACGCTATTAAATGAAACTGAAATCGGTATGGCGGGCAACAATACCGCTATTGGCGACGCGATTGGCATCGCCTTAAAACATTTACATCAGAATACTGAAGAAAATGCCGTATTGATCCTGCTTACCGACGGATCTAACACAGCAGGTGCCGTTCAGCCGTTGGATGCTGCCAAACAAGCGCAACAAATGGGGCTTAAGATCTACACCATCGGTATTGGCCAAAATCAGGCCACCGGCATCAATGCGTTTATTTTTGGATCCAATCGAAATATGGATACCGCAACCTTACAAAAAATCGCTGAATTGACTCAAGGGCGTTTTTTTATGGCGAAAGACACCAATCAGCTCAATGAAATTTATGAACTGATCGATCAATTGGAATCCACGCCACACGATATTAATAACTACCGTTTACGGGAAGAACTTTTCATTTGGCCTCTGGGGCTGGCTTTTCTTCTCAGCATGCTTCTGATGGGGTTGAAACTCACCCCTCTTCCCCGAGCTTTTAAAAGTGATTCTGAAGGGAAAACGTGA
- a CDS encoding DUF4381 domain-containing protein has product MDPKAAQLLSQLNDIQVPDPVGWWPLSQTLIGLFVGLGGILIGLTWYYLTQRKNNRYRQEALMAFEKALASTSHPQEKLQIANQLLKQVAITNYGRPNVANLSGQSWVDFLHKTALYIDQPDSLQHCLESIYRPSPSLSETEARQTLDYAKQWIKGHHK; this is encoded by the coding sequence ATGGATCCGAAAGCGGCGCAACTGCTATCACAGCTCAATGACATTCAAGTGCCGGATCCGGTCGGCTGGTGGCCTTTGTCGCAAACATTGATTGGTTTGTTTGTCGGTTTGGGTGGCATTCTGATCGGACTCACCTGGTATTACTTAACCCAACGCAAAAACAACCGTTATCGACAAGAAGCACTGATGGCATTTGAAAAAGCCTTGGCTTCAACCAGCCATCCACAAGAAAAGCTTCAAATAGCCAATCAACTACTTAAGCAAGTCGCTATTACCAATTATGGTCGACCCAATGTAGCAAACTTAAGCGGCCAGTCCTGGGTGGATTTCCTGCATAAAACCGCCCTGTATATTGATCAGCCGGATTCGTTACAACATTGTTTAGAATCGATTTATCGTCCAAGCCCTTCTTTATCGGAAACAGAGGCTAGACAAACATTAGACTATGCAAAACAATGGATCAAAGGACACCATAAATGA